Proteins encoded within one genomic window of Rubripirellula tenax:
- a CDS encoding aldo/keto reductase, translating to MSFETIQLATGREMPSVGLGLWKIENAITADIVRSAIDCGYRHFDSAADYGNEIQTGEGLSAAFRDGAVAREDLWITSKLWNTFHHPDHVRPALEKSLRDLQVDYLDLYLIHFPIAQAFVPIEKRYPPGWFADPDAPNPTVQTQPIPIIDTWRAMEALVHDGLVRDIGVCNFGVSLLRDLDNQAEIGPAMLQVEMHPYLTQEKLLRFCDQSNIAVTAFSPLGAQSYFQLNMAEASESLLEHDTIKSIATDVGRSPAQVLLRFGVQRGTSVVPKTSNVDRLKENLAVFDFTLSDDHMKRIAGLDRHRRFNDPGDFCEAAFNTFFPIYE from the coding sequence ATGAGCTTTGAAACGATCCAGTTGGCGACGGGCCGAGAGATGCCTTCGGTCGGGCTTGGCCTGTGGAAGATCGAAAACGCGATCACAGCCGACATCGTTCGCAGCGCCATCGATTGCGGCTACCGTCACTTCGACAGCGCCGCCGATTATGGCAACGAGATTCAAACCGGCGAAGGGTTATCGGCTGCTTTTCGCGACGGCGCCGTCGCTCGCGAAGACCTGTGGATCACCAGCAAACTGTGGAACACGTTTCATCATCCCGATCACGTGCGGCCGGCTTTGGAAAAGTCGTTGCGAGACTTGCAGGTCGATTATCTGGACCTGTACTTGATCCACTTTCCGATCGCACAAGCCTTTGTGCCGATCGAGAAACGTTATCCACCAGGTTGGTTTGCCGATCCCGATGCGCCGAATCCGACCGTCCAAACGCAGCCGATCCCGATCATCGATACGTGGCGGGCGATGGAAGCGTTGGTTCACGACGGATTGGTGCGTGACATCGGGGTTTGCAACTTCGGTGTTTCGTTGCTTCGCGATTTGGACAATCAAGCCGAAATTGGGCCGGCGATGTTGCAGGTCGAAATGCACCCGTATCTGACCCAAGAAAAACTGCTGCGGTTTTGTGACCAGTCCAACATCGCCGTGACCGCGTTCTCGCCGCTAGGGGCACAGTCGTATTTTCAGTTGAACATGGCCGAGGCGAGTGAATCGCTGTTGGAACACGACACGATCAAGTCGATCGCGACGGACGTTGGTCGAAGCCCGGCACAGGTGTTGTTGCGGTTCGGTGTCCAGCGAGGCACGTCGGTGGTTCCGAAGACTTCGAACGTTGATCGTTTGAAAGAGAATTTGGCGGTCTTCGATTTCACGTTGTCGGATGACCACATGAAGCGAATCGCAGGACTCGACCGTCATCGTCGATTCAATGACCCCGGCGATTTTTGCGAAGCTGCGTTCAACACATTTTTCCCAATCTACGAATAG
- a CDS encoding NADPH:quinone reductase: protein MKAAYLTATGAPDVIQFGDLDTPTPGRGEVLIRVHAVSVNPIDTYVRSGVVAFDLPKPYIPGCDAAGVVETVGEGVHHAKVGDRVWCTNQGLLGRQGTFAEKIVISQDWCYPLADEVSFVDAAACALVGVTAHLGLFREADLQGGETILVIGGSGGVGSMVVQMARVAGATVIATAGSESKCEAVKNLGADVTINYQTESLAEAVKREAPKGVNVFWETRREPDFDLAVDLMAGRGRMVLMAGRDARPSFPVGPFYVKECSLHGFAMFKATASEIRAAAEDINHWLAMGKLKATIGRTLPLSEAAQAHRLQEQATLQQSGELMGKIVLTVD, encoded by the coding sequence ATGAAAGCTGCCTATCTGACCGCGACTGGTGCGCCCGACGTCATTCAATTCGGCGACCTCGATACACCCACGCCCGGCCGCGGCGAAGTGCTGATCCGCGTCCATGCCGTTTCGGTCAACCCGATCGATACCTACGTCCGCAGCGGCGTGGTCGCATTCGATTTGCCGAAGCCCTACATCCCCGGTTGCGATGCGGCCGGTGTCGTCGAAACCGTCGGCGAAGGCGTCCATCACGCGAAAGTGGGCGACCGAGTTTGGTGTACCAACCAAGGATTGCTGGGGCGACAAGGAACGTTCGCCGAGAAGATCGTGATCTCACAAGACTGGTGCTATCCGTTGGCCGATGAAGTCTCGTTCGTCGACGCGGCCGCGTGCGCCCTGGTGGGCGTGACGGCTCACTTGGGTCTGTTCCGCGAAGCCGATTTGCAAGGCGGCGAAACCATCTTGGTGATCGGCGGCAGCGGCGGCGTCGGTTCGATGGTCGTGCAGATGGCGCGCGTGGCCGGCGCAACGGTGATTGCCACCGCAGGCAGCGAATCGAAATGCGAAGCCGTCAAGAACCTGGGCGCTGACGTGACGATCAATTACCAAACCGAATCCTTGGCCGAAGCGGTCAAACGCGAAGCCCCCAAGGGCGTCAACGTGTTTTGGGAGACTCGCCGCGAACCCGATTTTGATTTGGCCGTCGACCTGATGGCGGGCCGTGGCCGGATGGTATTGATGGCCGGTCGTGATGCCCGACCGTCGTTTCCGGTCGGCCCGTTCTATGTCAAAGAATGTTCGCTACACGGGTTTGCGATGTTCAAAGCGACGGCGTCCGAAATTCGAGCAGCCGCTGAGGACATCAACCATTGGTTGGCGATGGGAAAATTGAAAGCCACCATCGGCCGAACGCTACCACTTAGCGAAGCCGCCCAAGCACACCGTTTGCAAGAACAAGCGACACTGCAGCAATCCGGTGAACTGATGGGCAAGATCGTGCTGACGGTCGACTGA
- a CDS encoding SDR family NAD(P)-dependent oxidoreductase, producing MSVICRWATRPAKWLDRVRLNPDGAVTIVTGASSGIGRCLCEMLSDRGATVVAVARRRERLEELRQRATVGKIIPVAGDITDGGVRESIIDVAANVRGGAVDLLVNNAGVGAIGPFADASPARLREVMEVNFFAPAELTRIAIKHLARSPAAVIANISSVLGHRAVPNKSEYCASKFAMHGWSDSLRAELAPRGIQVTLVSPSTTDSEFFDALVHTGADQTSSSIGSWTPDRVARAAMAAILARRSEVILSLGGKALVYADRIAPPIMNAILKQK from the coding sequence ATGTCGGTGATCTGCCGATGGGCGACGCGCCCAGCGAAGTGGCTTGATCGCGTGCGATTGAATCCCGACGGCGCCGTCACCATCGTGACCGGCGCCAGTAGCGGCATCGGACGCTGTCTTTGCGAAATGCTATCGGACCGCGGCGCAACGGTCGTCGCCGTTGCCCGGCGGCGCGAGCGATTGGAAGAACTTCGCCAGCGGGCAACCGTCGGCAAGATCATTCCCGTTGCTGGCGACATTACGGATGGCGGCGTGCGCGAATCGATCATCGATGTCGCAGCAAACGTGCGTGGCGGCGCGGTCGACTTGCTGGTCAACAATGCGGGCGTCGGCGCGATCGGTCCGTTCGCCGATGCTTCGCCGGCCCGGCTGCGCGAAGTGATGGAAGTCAACTTTTTTGCGCCCGCCGAACTGACACGAATCGCGATCAAGCATCTGGCGAGATCGCCCGCCGCCGTGATCGCCAACATCAGCAGCGTGTTGGGCCACCGCGCCGTGCCGAACAAAAGTGAATACTGTGCCAGCAAGTTTGCGATGCACGGATGGAGCGATTCGTTGCGAGCCGAGCTGGCACCGCGCGGTATCCAGGTCACCCTGGTCAGCCCCAGCACCACCGACAGCGAGTTTTTCGACGCGTTGGTTCACACCGGCGCCGACCAAACGTCGTCCAGCATCGGCAGCTGGACGCCCGACCGCGTCGCCCGTGCGGCAATGGCGGCGATTCTGGCACGCCGCAGCGAAGTCATCCTCAGCCTTGGCGGCAAAGCACTCGTCTATGCCGACCGCATAGCTCCGCCGATCATGAATGCGATTCTGAAACAGAAGTAG
- the hflX gene encoding GTPase HflX, translating to MIMPGEPVEADPLEELHGLATTAGTQVVDELIQRRSAANHSTYLGKGKVEELRLMVERYDADLIVFDNDLSPAQVRNLEQATGARVIDRTELILDIFAAGARTHESRLAVELAQLEYSLPRLKRMWTHLSRQAMGVGMRGPGEKQLEVDRRIAQKRIHDLQAELSQVERRRERQVAARKESPTVSLVGYTNAGKSTLMNALTDADVLAEDKLFATLDTRTRRWQLPGWGTVLLSDTVGFIRNLPHSLVASFKSTLEETRQAELLLHVADASSATVFEQIAAVYEVLKELGIEEKDTLLVLNKIDAIESPAVLNRVLDRYPNAIPVSAQSNKGLTMLTEAVGEALGREFLDVEVDVAVTDGKLLSYLSAKGEVLSREFGDQITTVHVRMPVAAMGPVHKSAKDIRPIDDPSRRTMPMGTVHHDDVDVGDLPMGDAPSEVA from the coding sequence ATGATCATGCCCGGCGAACCCGTCGAGGCCGATCCGTTGGAAGAACTGCACGGTTTGGCAACCACCGCCGGCACTCAAGTCGTTGATGAATTGATCCAACGACGTTCGGCCGCCAACCATTCGACTTACTTGGGCAAAGGAAAAGTCGAAGAGCTTCGATTGATGGTTGAACGGTACGACGCCGACCTGATCGTCTTCGACAACGACCTGTCACCCGCTCAGGTTCGCAATCTCGAACAAGCCACCGGTGCCCGCGTCATCGACCGGACGGAATTGATCCTGGACATTTTTGCGGCCGGCGCGCGGACGCACGAATCACGATTGGCGGTCGAGTTGGCACAACTCGAGTATTCGCTGCCGCGGTTGAAACGGATGTGGACGCACTTGTCGCGGCAAGCGATGGGCGTCGGCATGCGGGGGCCCGGCGAAAAGCAATTGGAAGTCGACCGTCGTATCGCCCAGAAACGCATTCACGATTTGCAAGCCGAGTTGTCGCAAGTCGAACGTCGTCGAGAACGTCAAGTTGCCGCTCGCAAGGAATCGCCGACGGTGTCGTTGGTCGGTTACACCAACGCGGGAAAGAGCACATTGATGAACGCGCTGACCGATGCCGACGTGTTGGCCGAAGACAAACTGTTCGCGACGTTGGACACGCGAACCCGACGATGGCAATTGCCCGGCTGGGGCACGGTGCTGTTAAGCGATACGGTTGGTTTCATTCGCAACTTGCCGCACTCGTTGGTCGCCAGTTTCAAGTCGACCCTTGAAGAAACTCGCCAAGCCGAGCTCTTGCTGCACGTCGCCGACGCCAGCAGCGCGACTGTCTTTGAACAGATCGCGGCGGTCTACGAAGTGCTAAAGGAATTGGGCATCGAGGAAAAAGACACGCTGTTGGTGCTGAACAAGATCGACGCGATCGAAAGCCCCGCGGTGTTGAACCGCGTTCTGGACCGTTACCCCAACGCAATTCCCGTCAGCGCCCAGTCGAACAAAGGTTTGACGATGTTGACCGAAGCGGTCGGCGAAGCACTTGGACGCGAATTCTTGGACGTCGAAGTCGATGTCGCCGTGACGGACGGGAAACTGTTGTCGTACTTGTCAGCCAAAGGCGAAGTGTTGTCGCGAGAATTCGGCGACCAGATCACCACCGTCCACGTCCGCATGCCCGTCGCCGCGATGGGGCCGGTTCACAAATCGGCCAAGGACATTCGCCCGATCGACGATCCGTCACGGCGGACAATGCCAATGGGCACGGTCCATCACGACGATGTCGATGTCGGTGATCTGCCGATGGGCGACGCGCCCAGCGAAGTGGCTTGA
- a CDS encoding lipopolysaccharide assembly protein LapA domain-containing protein — translation MQKIRWFFLIVGILLALSMALQNNALTDVRLLWMDAAFPLSVLLVVSTAVGFLFGALVTASMLRNRKSTKKEVVVVESKKDAGKTGASQDTSPLR, via the coding sequence ATGCAGAAAATTCGTTGGTTCTTTCTGATCGTCGGCATCCTGCTGGCCTTATCGATGGCGCTCCAGAACAATGCTTTGACGGACGTGCGGCTGCTTTGGATGGACGCCGCGTTCCCGTTATCGGTGTTATTGGTGGTTTCCACGGCGGTGGGGTTCTTGTTCGGGGCGTTGGTGACCGCGTCAATGCTGCGAAACCGAAAGTCGACGAAAAAGGAAGTCGTCGTGGTGGAATCCAAAAAGGACGCCGGCAAAACAGGAGCTTCCCAGGACACGTCGCCGCTCAGGTAA
- a CDS encoding ImuA family protein, with product MKPSASPQPEDTTPPSREQILQQLRVQAGCISTVEAAAGPTVETFSAGHSDIDAMLPRGGLKVDSVTHWIGDNHSNATCALSLVTAAGRIAAHPGPLVVVAREADFYPPAAVSLGIPADRIIWVRPNSHADAVWSIDQSLRCESVAAVWSVVGAQLDDRDARRFQLASETGGTPGLFVRPIVTRGRPSFAETSFHVAMARDVRFESKKQTAYPALRVTLDRCRGSAGGTATTVLIDDGGRLISLTQNSAARDTTNKHLRSVPYHETAAVRLASELAHPKTKTRPAERRRA from the coding sequence GTGAAGCCGTCCGCTTCGCCCCAACCTGAAGATACCACGCCGCCGAGCCGTGAACAGATTTTACAGCAACTGCGTGTCCAAGCTGGCTGTATCAGCACGGTCGAAGCCGCCGCCGGGCCGACCGTCGAGACCTTTTCGGCTGGCCACTCCGACATCGACGCGATGTTGCCTCGCGGCGGATTGAAAGTCGACTCGGTGACCCACTGGATCGGCGACAATCATTCCAACGCCACCTGCGCTCTTTCGTTGGTGACCGCCGCGGGCCGCATCGCTGCCCACCCGGGCCCCTTGGTGGTGGTGGCGCGCGAAGCCGACTTCTATCCGCCCGCCGCGGTCTCGTTGGGGATCCCGGCGGATCGAATCATTTGGGTCCGGCCCAATTCGCATGCCGACGCGGTTTGGTCGATTGACCAGTCGCTGCGATGCGAATCGGTCGCGGCGGTGTGGTCCGTCGTCGGCGCCCAATTGGATGACCGCGACGCACGACGATTTCAATTGGCGTCCGAAACCGGCGGTACGCCTGGATTGTTCGTCCGCCCGATCGTGACGCGCGGCCGGCCCAGTTTTGCGGAAACGTCGTTCCACGTCGCCATGGCCCGAGACGTTCGATTCGAATCGAAAAAGCAAACCGCCTATCCGGCACTGCGGGTGACACTAGATCGCTGCCGAGGATCAGCCGGCGGTACAGCGACAACGGTGTTGATCGACGATGGCGGTCGCTTGATCAGCCTGACCCAAAACAGTGCCGCCCGCGACACAACGAACAAACACCTTCGATCGGTTCCTTATCATGAAAC